In one Yarrowia lipolytica chromosome 1A, complete sequence genomic region, the following are encoded:
- a CDS encoding uncharacterized protein (Compare to YALI0A09636g, similar to Saccharomyces cerevisiae NNT1 (YLR285W); ancestral locus Anc_6.79, similar to uniprot|Q05874 Saccharomyces cerevisiae YLR285w NNT1 nicotinamide N-methyltransferase) has translation MSDIEDLASGGLFDEPKDFYKPEEQPGSDSYARQEKHVAASEYKEPTNFNLRLTAKNPLWGHLLWNAGKVTSDYLDEHSKELVEGKKVIEFGAGAGLPSLLCHAVGAKQVVITDYPDADLLYNLKYNVDQLKKDWDAKNADFSGPSPCADVSSMKVEGFIWGNDASELIEMSGGTGYDLVILSDVVFNHSEHAKLVRSAKELLAPGGKVFVVFTPHRAKLFNEDLDFFRRAKDEAGFESEKLFELKYYPMFEEEEETKELRSMVFGYMLTLKE, from the coding sequence ATGTCTGACATTGAAGATCTCGCCTCCGGAGGCCTTTTTGACGAGCCCAAGGACTTTtacaagcccgaggagcaGCCTGGCAGCGACAGTTATGCCCGTCAAGAAAAACACGTGGCTGCCTCCGAGTACAAAGAGCCCACCAACTTCAACTTGCGTCTTACCGCTAAGAACCCACTGTGGGGTCACTTGCTGTGGAATGCTGGCAAGGTGACTTCTGACTACCTTGATGAGCactccaaggagctggTTGAGGGTAAGAAGGTCATTGAGTTCGGAGCTGGAGCCGGACTACCGTCTCTTCTGTGCCACGCCGTTGGTGCTAAGCAGGTTGTGATCACTGACTACCCTGATGCTGACCTGCTTTACAACCTCAAATACAACGTTGACcagctgaagaaggactGGGATGCCAAGAATGCCGACTTCTCTGGCCCTTCCCCTTGCGCTGACGTCTCATCCATGAAGGTCGAAGGTTTCATTTGGGGAAACGATGCTTCTGAGCTCATTGAGATGTCGGGTGGCACTGGTTACGACCTGGTCATTCTTTCAGATGTCGTCTTCAACCACTCTGAGCATGCTAAGCTTGTGCGAtctgccaaggagctgttGGCCCCCGGAGGAAAGGTGTTCGTTGTGTTCACTCCCCACAGAGCCAAGCTCTTCAACGAGGATCTGGACTTTTTCCGACGAGCAAAGGATGAAGCTGGATTTGAGAGCGAGAAACTGTTTGAGCTCAAGTACTACCCTAtgttcgaggaggaggaggagaccaaggagctgcgaTCAATGGTGTTTGGCTACATGCTGACCCTGAAGGAGTAA
- a CDS encoding uncharacterized protein (Compare to YALI0A09658g, weakly similar to uniprot|P07834 Saccharomyces cerevisiae YFL009w CDC4 cell division control protein), which yields MPKSKKMLIAPTSAYLGRDRAVTPTADFDAASPPTPAPSPTPSYRVSQNGESRSTNTPGDGLRQLITTFDKVYSRLSHEHKQRFFDHILSKSHHQELSYLSEAVVPLLKRDPFRMLPYEISLRILSYVDDPKTLGKASQVSRLWHLILSDDQTWKTLCERHQYRRLSAAQRITYRQSSRLASIPNVPENMEVDSNVLESMYDPEPLRQVPLSYRSHFKHQYLVDAAWNKGGRLAAKHVTSDQAVVTSLEMNGRYIVVALDNSRIYVFAEDGRLIHTLFGHVMGVWAITVLGDTLVSGGCDRDVRVWNLKTGECLQILRGHSSTVRCLKMVDERTAISGSRDNTLRVWDIRSGVCLRELIGHDLSVRCIEVVGDICVSGSYDFKAKVWRISTGECLHTLEGHYSQIYSLAFDGKRIATGSLDTSVRIWDAATGNLIFVLQGHTSLVGQLQMKDKTLVTGGSDGAIRVWDLEQGACTQRLAAHDGSVTSLQFSDNRIVSGGSDGRVRVWDMASGQYIRDLSQAFDSVWRVAFKEEKVVILASQRRQIHMELISFSPKGEDKEVDPLEDGVVVEDIVMEEDEFK from the coding sequence ATGCCAAAATCGAAAAAGATGCTCATTGCACCCACTTCGGCCTATCTAGGTCGAGACAGAGCAGTTACCCCCACTGCAGACTTCGACGCGGCGTCCCCACCGACCCCAGCACCTTCGCCTACACCGTCATACCGAGTGTCACAAAACGGCGAGTCACGGTCGACGAACACGCCAGGTGACGGACTACGACAACTCATTACAACCTTTGACAAAGTTTACTCTCGACTGTCGCATGAACACAAGCAGCGCTTCTTTGATCACATTCTTTCCAAATCGCACCACCAGGAACTGTCGTATCTCAGCGAGGCCGTTGTTCCTCTGCTGAAGCGAGACCCCTTCAGAATGCTACCCTATGAGATTTCGCTGCGAATCCTCAGCTACGTTGACGACCCTAAGACACTCGGTAAGGCAAGTCAGGTCAGTCGGCTGTGGCATCTGATTCTGAGCGACGACCAGACGTGGAAAACCCTGTGTGAACGACACCAGTACAGACGTCTCAGTGCCGCTCAACGCATCACTTACAGGCAGAGCAGTCGTCTTGCTAGTATACCCAACGTGCCGGAGAATATGGAGGTGGACTCCAACGTGCTCGAGTCCATGTACGATCCTGAGCCACTTCGACAGGTTCCTCTGAGCTACCGGTCGCACTTTAAACACCAGTACTTAGTAGATGCTGCATGGAACAAGGGAGGAAGACTCGCAGCGAAACATGTGACGTCTGACCAGGCTGTGGTTACATCTCTGGAGATGAATGGTCGATACATTGTGGTTGCGCTGGACAACTCGCGCATCTACGTCTTTGCCGAAGACGGCCGTTTGATACACACGCTGTTCGGTCACGTCATGGGAGTGTGGGCTATCACAGTTCTGGGAGATACGCTCGTCAGTGGAGGATGTGACAGAGATGTACGAGTGTGGAATCTCAAGACCGGCGAGTGTTTGCAGATTCTACGGGGACATTCGTCAACGGTAAGATGCCTCAAGATGGTGGACGAGCGAACAGCCATTTCtggttcacgtgacaacaCGTTACGTGTGTGGGACATCCGATCTGGTGTGTGCCTTCGTGAGTTGATTGGTCACGACCTATCGGTACGATGCATCGAGGTGGTGGGTGACATCTGTGTTTCAGGAAGCTACGATttcaaggccaaggtgTGGCGAATCTCTACAGGCGAGTGTCTGCACACACTCGAGGGCCACTACTCGCAGATTTACTCGCTCGCGTTTGATGGAAAGCGTATTGCAACGGGCTCTCTGGACACCAGTGTGCGTATCTGGGACGCCGCCACAGGAAATCTGATATTTGTGTTGCAGGGACACACCTCTCTGGTCGGGCAGCTGCAGATGAAGGACAAGACGCTGGTCACTGGTGGCTCAGACGGTGCCATCAGGGTGTGGGATCTCGAACAAGGAGCTTGCACTCAGCGACTTGCTGCACACGATGGGTCTGTGACCTCGTTGCAGTTCTCTGACAACAGAATTGtgtctggaggctctgatGGGCGTGTGCGAGTGTGGGACATGGCATCAGGTCAGTACATTCGAGATCTCAGCCAGGCGTTTGACTCGGTGTGGCGGGTGGCAttcaaggaggaaaaggtTGTAATTCTGGCGAGCCAACGTCGACAGATTCACATGGAGCTCATCAGCTTCAGCCCTAAGGGTGAAGACAAGGAGGTTGACCCTTTGGAGGATGgcgtggtggtggaagacaTTGTTATGGAAGAGGACGAATTCAAGTAG
- a CDS encoding uncharacterized protein (Compare to YALI0A09680g, weakly similar to uniprot|Q8WTW9 Homo sapiens Hypothetical protein), translated as MSGFVRSGGSFGRVWGKSSPGVAAPSLPKYGDRLESYDFRNRPWLQRDRSGLFPLMAEEKTEEGYLRISPLQLKALKNPGSNRVSVTAASAPFCEVRTLYELAEVAVEEEKPTNAMERGAQVHNMAEYSLYEATEVSLPVPPATTPTEEWYQKLMNMYLKLSMLRTDSAPAVNELEMSPTFMAREIPVFGNYKNTRLFGIMDLIYWRNKKLNICDMKTTYRRSVPEEPQMTSHIHQTMLYHYLFSDMCRDIDATMGEYLRDDICIDTDVRSEFSAAYEGQSGPADTIPTSISGLIKLIGDELPKPRSLAKTVSVEYVKRSEDRVPEEYQDLYPLSDYTQRQSFAVVQAPVDYKELKRVMSETLPFWHGQRAAIGVDADSMNKCRYCQFRPVCGWYN; from the coding sequence ATGAGTGGATTTGTTAGAAGTGGAGGGTCTTTTGGTCGCGTGTGGGGCAAATCAAGCCCAGGGGTGGCCGCTCCAAGCCTCCCCAAGTACGGAGATCGGCTGGAATCATATGATTTCAGAAACAGGCCATGGCTCCAGAGGGATAGGAGCGGACTGTTTCCTTTAATGGCGGAAGAGAAAACTGAAGAGGGATATCTGCGTATTTCGCCACTGCAGCTCAAGGCGCTAAAGAATCCAGGCAGCAACAGGGTCAGTGTGACAGCAGCTAGTGCCCCCTTCTGTGAAGTGCGCACGTTGTATGAGCTGGCAGAAGTggctgtggaggaagaaaaaCCCACTAATGCTATGGAAAGGGGAGCTCAAGTCCACAACATGGCTGAATATAGTCTGTACGAGGCTACAGAGGTGTCTTTACCTGTCCCTCCAGCTACAACTCCCACAGAGGAGTGGTACCAGAAGCTGATGAACATGTACCTGAAGCTCAGCATGTTGAGAACCGATTCTGCTCCAGCGGTCAATGAACTTGAGATGAGCCCCACATTTATGGCTCGTGAGATCCCGGTCTTTGGCAACTACAAAAATACACGTCTGTTTGGAATTATGGATTTGATTTATTGGAGgaacaagaagctcaacatTTGTGATATGAAGACCACATATCGTCGTTCGGTCCCTGAGGAGCCCCAGATGACGTCACACATTCACCAGACAATGCTGTATCACTACTTGTTCAGTGACATGTGTCGTGATATTGACGCCACTATGGGCGAGTATCTGCGAGACGACATTTGCATTGATACAGATGTGCGGTCTGAGTTTTCTGCGGCTTATGAGGGTCAGAGTGGACCAGCCGACACAATCCCGACTTCGATATCTGGGTTGATCAAGCTGATTGGCGACGAGCTGCCTAAGCCCCGGTCTCTAGCGAAAACCGTGTCTGTAGAGTACGTGAAGCGATCGGAAGATCGAGTGCCTGAGGAGTACCAGGATCTCTACCCACTCTCGGATTACACCCAACGACAGTCTTTTGCCGTGGTTCAAGCCCCTGTTGActacaaggagctcaagcgGGTCATGTCTGAGACACTGCCCTTCTGGCATGGTCAGCGGGCGGCTATCGGTGTGGATGCAGACAGCATGAACAAATGCCGGTACTGTCAATTTCGACCTGTTTGTGGGTGGTACAACTGA